CGTTGGGGAGGTCGATTGGCTTCCCCTTCTGGTTCCACGTCTTCTTCGTAAGCCACTTCCTCTTCATATTCCCCACGAGCGTAGCGTTTGGTTTCCCTAGGCCTGCTCTGGCGATATTCTTCTTCTGTAGCTTCGCTCCAATTGTCCCCTTCGTCTTCTTCATAATAAACGGCTTCCGCAGGTGTTTGGGCAACTTGGGGTTCCCGTTCTTCCCAATCTTCTTCGTCCCAAATCGGTTCTTCCGTTCTGGCTGTGGTCCGTACGGGTTCTTCCTGACGGGTGGGCGCGCCAGTTCCCAGTTGGTTTTCCGGTCGGGTGGCTGGCGTATAGTAATCTTCCAAATCTTCTCGTTCCCAAGGAGGTGCCCCAATGCCGAAGCGTTCCAAAACGCCTACCGTCAGCTGGGTGAGATTTTCTTCTGCCCCTTCAAAGACAATCAAGCGATCGGGACCGCTGCTGACAATTTCATCCATCGAGAGTTCGTAGGTACTTACAATTTGGTCGGGGACTTGGGGCAATCCCAACGAATCGATGACGAGGGATTCTACTTTGCCAGTTTCTATGTCAAATTGAAAGCTGCGTACCTTGCCGAGCAGTTCGCCGGTTTCGGTAATGACTTCGCTGCCCGTTAGTTTGCTGTAAGCCTCGATATCGACGTTGTCTTCGACAACACGCTCGTCATCAACGAGAATCACATCGCCAATTTGACGGACATTTTTGAGGAGCATGTATTGAGGCATTCCCCCCATCGCCAAAAAGTTATCGCGCATACCAATTGCGACTACTTCTCGGGCATCGACATCAACCCAAAGTTGGGAAACAATCCCTAGACGTTTGCCAGTATCGCGGGTAATGACTTGGGTTCCTAAAATTTCCGAACGTTGGCGGATTGTTGCAGATTTCATTATTAATAGAATCCTGACCTTCCTATATAATTTTGCCTGTGCTGGTGCTTCGACGTTGCCCAGCACAAGACTGCGCCGAAGCAGCGGTGATAAGGGCAAAAGCAGTTCGCGGTGAGCGCTGCCAAACCGTGCGTTTTTTTATAGGGACTCGCCTCCGGGCAAGTACCATATCTTGAGAACGTCGATTTGGTATCGAAATAGGGGGAAAGACTTTGGCCTAATTTCCCCATACTATACCAAATTTTTAAGATGGTTTCTGGGAATTTTCGCTGGCTAAATCCAGCCCAATTGCTTGCGTGAAAGCTCCTTTGGCTTGGGTCACGCCGATGGCTCGTTGGGCCGATTTCACCATAGGACCTTTGTGGCTCACCACAATAAATTGAGCTGTCGCCGCCTGCTGTACGATCATTCTAGCTAATCGTTCTACGTTTGACCCGTCGAGAAACATGTCTACTTCATCGAAGGCATAAAAAGGAGAAGGTCGGTAGCGTTGTAAAGCAAAAATAAAGCTCAAGGCGGTGAGGGATTTTTCTCCCCCAGACATGGAAGCCAATCGTTTGACGGGTTTTCCTTGGGGGTGGGCAACCAGATTTAAACCGCTGTTGAAGGGGTCGTCGGGGTCGTCGAGTTGCATGTGTCCGTCACCTTCAGAAAGTTCGGCAAAGATTTTTTGGAAGTTTTCGTTAACGGCATCGAAGGATTCTTGAAAAGCTCGCAGCCGCAGGGTGGTAAAGTTTTCAATTCTTAATAAAATTTCCTGGCGTTCGGC
The sequence above is drawn from the Geitlerinema sp. PCC 9228 genome and encodes:
- a CDS encoding PRC-barrel domain-containing protein, producing the protein MKSATIRQRSEILGTQVITRDTGKRLGIVSQLWVDVDAREVVAIGMRDNFLAMGGMPQYMLLKNVRQIGDVILVDDERVVEDNVDIEAYSKLTGSEVITETGELLGKVRSFQFDIETGKVESLVIDSLGLPQVPDQIVSTYELSMDEIVSSGPDRLIVFEGAEENLTQLTVGVLERFGIGAPPWEREDLEDYYTPATRPENQLGTGAPTRQEEPVRTTARTEEPIWDEEDWEEREPQVAQTPAEAVYYEEDEGDNWSEATEEEYRQSRPRETKRYARGEYEEEVAYEEDVEPEGEANRPPQRPSNRPRVNIPQKIKRPEYEEEPEY